A region of uncultured Desulfobacter sp. DNA encodes the following proteins:
- a CDS encoding rhodanese-like domain-containing protein, producing MIRTPDILGCFFILIISLVLSFSANALSPNGIALEGQWDPEIGVVMPGANKAHAVDVLQINDPYKAKQLVESGTMIILDVRWPEIYDLGHIPGALNFPLNDLEEQEESKDDQKETLLSKITPEDKILVYCAGVTCHDSHTFASHLMKMGFTHVTVYAGGFEEWEEMGFDVVTQGADQ from the coding sequence ATGATACGTACCCCGGATATTCTAGGATGTTTTTTTATTTTAATCATCAGCCTGGTGCTCAGTTTTAGTGCTAATGCGCTGTCGCCCAACGGTATTGCCCTGGAAGGGCAATGGGATCCGGAAATTGGTGTGGTCATGCCCGGGGCGAACAAGGCCCACGCGGTTGATGTCCTCCAGATCAATGACCCGTATAAAGCTAAACAGCTGGTTGAATCCGGTACAATGATTATTCTTGATGTCCGCTGGCCGGAAATTTATGATCTGGGTCATATTCCGGGAGCATTGAATTTCCCTTTGAATGATCTCGAGGAACAAGAAGAGTCGAAGGACGATCAAAAAGAGACTTTGCTGTCAAAAATAACCCCTGAAGATAAAATCCTTGTGTATTGTGCCGGTGTCACCTGCCATGATTCCCATACATTTGCCTCCCACTTGATGAAAATGGGTTTCACCCATGTGACGGTTTACGCAGGCGGGTTTGAAGAGTGGGAGGAGATGGGATTTGATGTGGTCACCCAGGGAGCTGACCAGTGA
- a CDS encoding LOG family protein, which produces MDIPQIISPDGYIDSIALRTPKEEQMDVRFLFPKVSDYIISSLKEGKPWFFSGRSGNAQMGLLTDTHMPGQPQPNPEIDGSKVLLSGIIQNLNPLLTNALDLFETGDEIGRLVVMDPELRIRDVRHYLHKRLFVGNRVGKGYYEGFDICQETDALTGNSCDYIEVALSPFQYCFEPAAMIRSSIGAVIKKGRSALNAIRSNVPMDPDHSFLNPGALFIGAIKISLGDIYGIIDAIVTPEKNDIIHLPARVLDPFRTFRNRQVELYHLGKTPVLLGDIRIRIRFFRSRNPLTVPLEKARVKEGYRLCDLLTHAEVSNLFDILDENSIGLILNKGNFIQVPRAMNTKGEAQLEIIKNCLAKSTQRRHELTIPDTLGDQLRETLGKLSVLGGVNSRVFIGPQFPEREVVDALRRTGLCTFLINAENPCFADDDIRHMISLTHAEQARCEFMRYDPRVDKLYSFYHGCFMEPDDWERFDRVRFWFAFYGSHTKAADNCLTIELINRLALRLGDEMGIVHGGGPGLMKEANDLARRHNIVSVGIAIDLEGENQASLTTCDGLIKYNEGLRLARQDHLQKLSNLPVINTGGYGSAEELSITITSMKIHENPLAPIILLDPDNLWENARKQTQKIADKKFGPAFVPHLVKSCKNAAQAETHLIEFLSDPDMWYEKNKIPAESVEKARIKAERIRQSFLCIEQVELFRSPSPRLSQTLEH; this is translated from the coding sequence ATGGACATACCCCAGATAATCAGTCCGGACGGATATATTGACAGCATCGCCCTTCGTACGCCCAAGGAAGAGCAGATGGATGTCCGGTTTCTCTTCCCCAAGGTGTCGGATTATATCATATCATCCCTGAAGGAAGGCAAACCCTGGTTTTTTTCCGGCAGAAGCGGCAATGCCCAGATGGGCTTGCTTACGGACACCCATATGCCCGGGCAACCCCAGCCGAACCCTGAAATCGACGGGTCAAAGGTTCTTCTTTCCGGCATCATCCAAAATTTGAACCCCCTTTTGACCAATGCCCTGGATTTATTTGAAACCGGTGATGAAATAGGACGGCTCGTGGTCATGGATCCGGAATTGCGTATCCGGGACGTTCGCCACTATCTTCATAAACGGCTTTTTGTGGGTAACCGGGTGGGCAAGGGCTATTATGAAGGGTTTGACATCTGTCAGGAAACCGATGCTCTAACCGGGAACAGCTGCGACTATATCGAGGTGGCGCTTTCACCTTTTCAGTATTGTTTTGAACCGGCAGCCATGATCCGGTCCAGTATCGGCGCGGTGATCAAAAAGGGTCGAAGTGCCCTCAATGCCATCCGGTCCAATGTTCCCATGGACCCGGATCATAGCTTTCTTAATCCGGGTGCGCTTTTTATCGGAGCCATCAAGATCTCTTTGGGTGATATTTACGGTATCATTGATGCCATCGTCACCCCTGAAAAAAATGACATTATCCATTTGCCTGCCAGGGTTCTGGATCCTTTCCGCACCTTCAGGAACCGACAGGTGGAGTTGTATCATCTAGGGAAAACACCTGTTCTTTTAGGTGATATCCGTATTCGTATCCGTTTTTTCAGAAGTCGCAATCCCTTGACCGTACCCTTGGAAAAGGCCAGGGTAAAAGAGGGATACCGGCTGTGCGATCTGCTTACCCATGCCGAGGTGTCCAATCTGTTTGATATTTTGGACGAAAATTCCATCGGCCTGATTCTGAACAAGGGTAATTTCATCCAGGTGCCCCGGGCCATGAATACCAAAGGGGAGGCACAGTTAGAGATTATCAAGAACTGTCTTGCTAAAAGCACCCAGCGCCGCCATGAACTCACCATTCCCGATACCCTGGGCGATCAGCTCAGAGAAACCCTTGGCAAGCTGTCCGTTCTGGGAGGGGTGAATTCCCGGGTATTCATCGGACCGCAATTTCCGGAACGGGAGGTGGTGGATGCGTTGCGAAGAACCGGATTGTGCACATTTCTCATAAATGCGGAAAATCCATGTTTCGCTGACGACGATATACGTCACATGATATCTTTGACCCATGCCGAACAGGCCCGGTGCGAATTCATGCGGTACGATCCCAGGGTCGATAAGCTGTATTCATTTTACCACGGGTGTTTCATGGAGCCCGATGACTGGGAGCGCTTTGATCGGGTCAGGTTCTGGTTTGCCTTTTACGGGTCACATACCAAGGCGGCGGACAACTGTCTGACCATTGAGCTGATCAATCGTCTGGCCTTGCGTTTAGGGGATGAAATGGGAATTGTCCACGGAGGCGGCCCCGGCCTGATGAAGGAGGCCAACGATCTGGCCCGCCGTCACAATATTGTGAGCGTGGGCATCGCCATTGACCTGGAAGGGGAGAACCAGGCCTCTTTAACAACCTGTGACGGATTGATTAAATATAATGAGGGACTGCGTCTTGCCCGTCAGGATCATCTCCAGAAACTGAGCAATCTGCCAGTGATTAACACCGGTGGCTACGGCAGTGCCGAGGAGTTGAGCATCACCATCACATCCATGAAAATCCATGAAAATCCCCTGGCCCCCATCATCCTTCTGGACCCGGACAATTTATGGGAAAATGCCAGAAAACAGACCCAGAAAATCGCAGATAAAAAATTCGGGCCCGCATTTGTACCCCACCTTGTAAAATCCTGTAAGAATGCTGCCCAGGCGGAAACCCATTTAATTGAATTTTTATCGGATCCGGACATGTGGTATGAGAAAAACAAAATTCCGGCAGAAAGCGTTGAAAAGGCAAGAATCAAGGCAGAAAGAATCCGGCAGTCCTTTCTGTGTATTGAGCAGGTGGAGCTGTTCCGTTCCCCCAGTCCGCGCCTTTCACAGACTCTGGAGCATTAA
- the rpsT gene encoding 30S ribosomal protein S20: MANHKSAKKRAKQNQVRRMRNKSVKTSLKTLEKKLRTAKEAGESTEELMKKTQSAIHKAAKKGIVHKKTASRKISRLFKFANA; this comes from the coding sequence TTGGCGAACCATAAATCAGCAAAAAAACGCGCAAAACAAAATCAGGTCAGACGGATGAGAAACAAATCCGTAAAAACCTCCCTTAAAACCCTTGAAAAGAAACTTCGGACAGCCAAAGAAGCTGGTGAAAGTACCGAAGAACTCATGAAAAAGACCCAGTCAGCCATCCACAAGGCCGCTAAAAAAGGTATTGTTCACAAGAAAACTGCTTCAAGGAAGATCTCAAGACTGTTCAAATTTGCGAACGCATAA
- a CDS encoding lipid II flippase MurJ, with amino-acid sequence MVLFLIIPAMAGIIALNRPIVSFLFGRGAFNLTAVDQTGQCLVFMVLGLWAVAGTRLFVSFHYALSSIRQPFMAGIVSIGCNFLLCRFLSQRMGATGLSLALSVSAVAGFAMLAASGPFGVRGRAVLVCACRAVFMSAIMFILVRYLWGFWSDCALIIQAAGFVITIGAGAGCYLLGARLSANPEMAMLTRIFLNKK; translated from the coding sequence ATGGTCCTGTTTTTAATTATTCCTGCAATGGCCGGCATCATCGCCTTAAATCGCCCCATTGTCTCTTTTTTGTTCGGCAGGGGGGCTTTTAACCTGACGGCTGTGGATCAGACCGGACAATGTCTTGTCTTCATGGTACTTGGGCTATGGGCTGTTGCCGGCACCCGGCTTTTTGTCTCTTTTCATTATGCGTTGTCCAGTATCCGGCAGCCGTTTATGGCAGGTATTGTCTCCATCGGGTGCAATTTTTTGCTGTGCCGTTTTCTATCACAGCGTATGGGGGCCACAGGACTCAGTTTGGCTCTGTCTGTGTCCGCTGTGGCGGGATTTGCCATGCTTGCCGCATCCGGGCCTTTTGGTGTTCGCGGCAGAGCAGTGCTGGTTTGCGCTTGCAGAGCGGTTTTTATGTCTGCTATAATGTTCATTCTGGTTCGATATCTCTGGGGCTTCTGGTCAGACTGCGCTCTTATCATTCAGGCCGCAGGGTTTGTTATCACCATCGGTGCCGGAGCCGGTTGCTACTTGTTGGGGGCCCGACTGTCAGCAAATCCGGAAATGGCCATGCTCACAAGGATTTTTTTAAACAAAAAATGA
- the lptE gene encoding LPS assembly lipoprotein LptE, translated as MRQCVPWVLAALFVMIGSGCGYRLEGGGFINSDVTRVSVVMFENRSTESRAGISFTNELIREITAKTDTVVVAAGDTTRKISGTVHSITFSTISRSSSENVMERAVTAKVDVTLTGAGGNILWSVKNFSATESYRVSSISVNDEANKREAVELIAERMAERLVSQMTNDF; from the coding sequence ATGAGACAGTGTGTTCCTTGGGTACTGGCGGCATTGTTTGTGATGATCGGTTCTGGGTGCGGATACCGGCTTGAAGGCGGTGGCTTCATTAATAGTGATGTCACCCGGGTGTCTGTTGTTATGTTTGAAAACAGGAGCACCGAATCCAGAGCCGGTATCTCTTTTACCAATGAACTGATTCGAGAAATTACCGCGAAGACAGACACCGTTGTTGTGGCTGCCGGAGATACCACCCGTAAAATTTCCGGTACAGTTCATTCCATCACTTTTTCTACAATATCCAGGTCTTCTTCGGAAAATGTTATGGAAAGGGCAGTCACGGCTAAAGTGGATGTGACTTTAACCGGGGCCGGTGGAAATATTCTCTGGTCAGTGAAAAACTTTTCAGCTACAGAGTCTTATAGGGTATCAAGTATTTCCGTGAATGATGAGGCCAATAAGCGGGAGGCGGTTGAACTCATTGCCGAGCGTATGGCAGAACGCCTGGTCAGTCAGATGACAAACGACTTTTGA
- the murJ gene encoding murein biosynthesis integral membrane protein MurJ gives MAHFIKKAAFISSITLISRILGMVRDAVIAFIFGAGMVSDAFFIALRPFDLVRKMMSDGILSISFIPLFAEQFARNRKEQAITIFSNALFFISIAGVVLVSFGIYFAPFLIDLFAPGYSTGSYAHTLTCLLFRIMMPYMFIIFLVALSMSVLHASGNFHVPAATPILLNLCVITAAVFFSNRFTPKIAVLAVGVTAGGIVQLVFQIPSLAKIGMLDFKSFVRVHPRVKKAFMTLAPCIIGAAPFQINVLVAGLAASKLDPGSVSYLNYAERLVQFPLALVASPIATVLLPMLSATTCLERKNNPKPNLNPLFGIQHRMWVFCLRQASAWSCF, from the coding sequence GTGGCACATTTTATTAAAAAGGCAGCTTTTATCAGTTCCATCACATTGATTTCAAGAATACTTGGCATGGTAAGGGATGCGGTGATTGCTTTTATTTTTGGTGCAGGCATGGTGTCCGACGCATTTTTTATTGCCTTAAGACCTTTTGATCTGGTCCGGAAAATGATGTCCGATGGAATTTTAAGTATCTCTTTCATCCCTTTGTTTGCAGAACAATTTGCCCGGAACAGGAAAGAACAGGCCATCACCATATTTTCAAATGCCCTTTTTTTTATATCCATTGCAGGAGTTGTGCTGGTCAGTTTCGGGATCTATTTTGCACCTTTTCTGATTGATCTCTTTGCGCCGGGGTATTCGACAGGATCCTATGCCCATACATTGACCTGTCTGCTGTTTAGGATAATGATGCCTTATATGTTCATTATTTTTTTAGTGGCCCTGTCCATGAGCGTGCTCCATGCAAGTGGAAACTTTCATGTACCTGCGGCCACACCGATCCTGCTCAATCTTTGTGTCATCACGGCAGCTGTATTCTTTTCCAATCGATTCACGCCAAAGATTGCAGTCCTGGCTGTCGGGGTAACCGCCGGCGGAATTGTTCAGCTTGTTTTTCAGATTCCAAGCCTTGCAAAGATAGGCATGCTTGACTTTAAATCTTTTGTCCGGGTTCATCCCAGGGTCAAAAAAGCTTTTATGACCCTGGCTCCTTGTATAATCGGGGCAGCACCGTTTCAGATCAATGTGCTGGTGGCAGGGCTTGCCGCATCAAAGCTTGATCCGGGGTCAGTCTCTTATCTTAATTATGCCGAACGTTTGGTTCAGTTCCCATTGGCTTTGGTGGCATCGCCTATTGCCACGGTTTTATTGCCCATGCTCAGTGCAACCACCTGTCTTGAACGGAAAAACAATCCGAAACCAAATCTGAACCCACTCTTTGGGATTCAACACAGGATGTGGGTCTTTTGTTTGAGACAGGCGTCCGCATGGTCCTGTTTTTAA
- a CDS encoding MauE/DoxX family redox-associated membrane protein, protein MSTLSRFKGPWPSRDLGRQTGILEWGLRLFLGCTFIFASWHKIVSPDQFAVILYGYAVFPYQIINVLAIVIPFVEFVCGICVITGVLKRSGLLLINIMLFCFIILISFNLIRGHEFDCGCFSLGNTKGIWSSVWLLVRDLGMLGAGIYLFRLFDKTDRG, encoded by the coding sequence GTGAGTACATTGTCCCGTTTCAAAGGGCCTTGGCCATCCAGGGATTTGGGCCGGCAAACAGGCATACTTGAATGGGGCCTGCGTCTGTTTTTAGGATGTACCTTTATTTTTGCTTCCTGGCATAAAATCGTGTCACCTGATCAGTTTGCCGTGATTTTATATGGCTATGCCGTTTTCCCCTATCAAATTATCAATGTGTTGGCCATTGTCATACCTTTTGTGGAATTTGTCTGCGGGATCTGTGTGATAACCGGTGTGCTTAAACGTTCGGGTCTGCTTTTGATTAATATCATGCTTTTCTGTTTTATTATTTTGATCAGCTTTAATCTGATACGGGGGCATGAATTTGATTGCGGGTGCTTTTCTTTGGGAAACACCAAGGGGATATGGTCCTCAGTCTGGTTGCTGGTCCGGGACCTTGGCATGCTCGGGGCAGGAATTTATCTTTTCAGGCTGTTTGATAAAACAGACAGGGGTTGA
- a CDS encoding formylglycine-generating enzyme family protein, with the protein MRNKFFLHIPIFLVCLSLTIGPLCSYVSAQDSFTNKIGMKFILIPAGSFIMGSPESERGRQKYETQHKVTLTKSYYMSETEVTQGQWDRLVSPNPSSFKMGSYYPVDTVSWNEAVQFIHFLNQRENTNKYRLPTEAEWEYACRAGNQTAFATGGITTFSCKEPEPALVTHAWYCFNSGGFSPAGDFKPHPVKLLKPNNWGLYDMHGNVQEWVQDACQWRTLWNSGTGTITRTYVDGITDPLETKGEHRVVRGGGWFQNSKYQRSAYRTNYKPVARRNSLGFRIVRDR; encoded by the coding sequence ATGCGGAACAAATTTTTTTTGCACATACCCATTTTTCTGGTGTGTTTATCACTGACCATAGGACCGCTGTGTTCATATGTGTCTGCCCAGGACTCTTTTACCAATAAAATCGGAATGAAATTTATTCTGATTCCGGCAGGATCATTTATCATGGGAAGTCCTGAGTCCGAAAGGGGGCGTCAGAAATACGAAACACAGCACAAGGTGACACTAACAAAAAGCTATTATATGTCAGAAACCGAAGTGACCCAGGGACAGTGGGACCGCCTGGTGTCTCCGAACCCCTCATCTTTTAAGATGGGCAGCTACTATCCTGTGGATACAGTCTCCTGGAATGAGGCTGTTCAGTTTATTCATTTTTTAAACCAGCGGGAAAACACCAATAAATACCGGTTGCCCACCGAGGCAGAGTGGGAATACGCCTGTCGGGCAGGAAACCAGACCGCCTTTGCCACTGGCGGCATTACCACTTTTTCCTGCAAGGAGCCTGAACCGGCCCTTGTGACCCATGCCTGGTACTGCTTTAATTCAGGTGGATTTTCACCTGCAGGAGATTTTAAACCCCACCCGGTAAAATTACTCAAGCCCAATAACTGGGGGCTTTACGACATGCATGGCAATGTTCAGGAATGGGTTCAGGATGCCTGCCAGTGGCGTACGCTTTGGAATTCAGGAACCGGGACCATTACCCGGACCTATGTTGACGGCATTACTGATCCTCTGGAAACAAAAGGTGAGCACCGGGTGGTCAGGGGGGGGGGATGGTTCCAGAACAGTAAATACCAGCGAAGCGCCTACCGTACCAATTATAAGCCGGTGGCCCGGCGTAACAGCCTTGGATTCAGAATCGTCCGGGACCGGTGA
- a CDS encoding thioredoxin fold domain-containing protein, protein MNNIMISLRHFRFPAVLLLALFVFSTGVSSVRAESVCDHVTLDWLQSQVTLPEDARLVFKKGQGVLCEAVLSIDGGLVPVYAGKDFIVVGRLYKDGISITRTTMSSLSDIADAERKKAEEKEAKAVAMRKFFFKTHAADLADLVSLSFSPKGASGKFIYVITDPGCSHCKALLDGLEEIAAETELVLKLIIYPVLGEKSKTMTAHAICEHLSYGAYRTLKRSDAVKGCEQASKLIDKTFDLLDKADISFVPLVVAQDGSWVVEGNDIPGVRRYMGLEPGPGEKSGGCKKTQEK, encoded by the coding sequence ATGAATAATATCATGATATCCTTAAGACATTTCAGGTTTCCTGCTGTTTTGCTGCTGGCACTTTTTGTTTTTTCAACCGGTGTCTCTTCTGTTCGTGCAGAATCGGTATGCGATCACGTGACCTTGGACTGGTTACAGTCCCAGGTTACTTTGCCCGAAGACGCGCGCCTGGTGTTTAAAAAAGGGCAGGGTGTTCTTTGTGAAGCCGTACTCTCCATTGACGGAGGTCTTGTGCCCGTATACGCGGGAAAGGATTTCATCGTTGTGGGCCGGCTGTACAAAGACGGTATATCCATCACCCGGACAACCATGTCCAGTCTGTCCGATATTGCTGATGCGGAACGCAAAAAAGCCGAGGAAAAAGAGGCAAAGGCTGTTGCGATGCGCAAATTTTTTTTTAAAACCCACGCAGCAGACCTGGCAGACCTGGTTTCTCTAAGTTTTTCGCCGAAAGGAGCATCCGGTAAGTTTATCTATGTTATAACAGATCCGGGCTGCAGTCACTGCAAGGCCCTTCTTGACGGTTTGGAAGAAATCGCTGCAGAAACGGAGCTTGTGCTGAAACTGATCATATACCCTGTTCTGGGCGAGAAAAGCAAAACCATGACTGCCCATGCCATTTGCGAGCATTTAAGCTATGGTGCATACAGAACCCTGAAAAGAAGTGATGCCGTAAAAGGTTGTGAACAAGCGAGCAAGCTCATAGACAAAACCTTTGATCTGCTCGACAAAGCTGATATATCCTTTGTACCTTTGGTGGTGGCCCAGGACGGCTCCTGGGTCGTGGAGGGCAATGACATTCCTGGTGTACGCAGGTACATGGGGCTTGAGCCGGGTCCCGGTGAAAAAAGCGGAGGATGTAAAAAGACACAGGAAAAATAA
- a CDS encoding 4'-phosphopantetheinyl transferase superfamily protein: MMTPLPLDSGHIHVFYTRADQISDLSLLRQYRDYLSLEEIQKADRYLKPEDRHLSLVSKALVRYLLSRVTGLNPKMLCFSVNEYGKPFLAGWPDIHFNLSHSHGAAVCALCRGTAVGVDLEDVERRMALSVAKRFFCTCEAELVSQVPDAEKRKLFFDIWTLKEAYVKAVGRGLTLALDSFYFNAGEPVVQITFSDTGRIDPLWQFFQWRPEPGKIVAAAVRSPCPVSAKYFLCTPFVGIDPLC; the protein is encoded by the coding sequence ATGATGACACCGCTTCCGTTGGATTCCGGTCACATTCATGTGTTTTATACCCGGGCGGACCAGATATCTGATCTGTCCCTTTTAAGACAATACAGAGATTATCTTTCTTTGGAAGAAATCCAGAAGGCGGACCGATATCTGAAACCGGAAGACAGGCATCTAAGCCTTGTGTCAAAGGCCCTGGTGCGGTATCTGCTCTCCCGGGTGACCGGGCTGAATCCGAAAATGCTTTGCTTTTCAGTGAATGAATACGGCAAACCCTTTTTAGCCGGATGGCCGGATATTCATTTTAACCTTTCCCACAGCCATGGCGCGGCAGTCTGCGCCTTGTGCCGTGGTACTGCTGTGGGGGTGGACCTGGAGGATGTGGAGCGAAGAATGGCTCTTTCTGTTGCCAAACGATTTTTCTGTACATGTGAGGCAGAACTTGTGTCCCAGGTGCCCGATGCTGAAAAAAGAAAGCTGTTTTTTGATATCTGGACCCTGAAAGAAGCCTATGTCAAGGCTGTCGGCAGGGGACTGACCCTTGCCTTGGACAGCTTTTACTTCAATGCGGGCGAGCCTGTCGTTCAAATCACTTTCAGTGATACAGGCCGGATCGATCCCCTGTGGCAGTTTTTCCAATGGCGACCCGAACCCGGCAAAATTGTCGCTGCCGCCGTTCGCTCCCCTTGCCCCGTCAGTGCTAAATACTTCCTGTGCACCCCCTTTGTTGGTATAGATCCTTTGTGTTAA
- a CDS encoding two-component system response regulator, with translation MDNEKEKRTILVVDDTPENIDILVGILKSEYKVKAALNGEKAIKIATGDSPPDLILLDIMMPDMNGHQVTQVLKKNIATREIPIIFVTAMNEIEDEKRGLELGAVDYLTKPISPAIVKARVRNQIELKMHRDHLEDMVFQRTKELEMTREVTIFSLAALAETRDNETGGHIIRTQKYVRTLALALQTHPDFSKDLDDDTINLLYKSAPLHDIGKVGVPDAVLLKPGKLTDEEFDIMKTHTDLGKETIIRAEKAMENSRISEFLCLARHIAHTHHEKWDGSGYPQGLRGDDIPFAGRIMAVADVYDALISKRVYKPPFSHVKARDILCKDSGTHFDSRIIEAFMAHGEEFRLIALEFADHDEERRVLQEK, from the coding sequence ATGGACAATGAAAAAGAAAAACGCACCATTCTGGTGGTGGACGATACACCGGAAAATATTGATATACTGGTAGGCATACTCAAATCCGAGTATAAGGTTAAAGCGGCGTTAAATGGAGAAAAAGCCATAAAGATTGCAACGGGGGACAGCCCTCCGGATCTTATCCTGCTGGATATTATGATGCCGGATATGAATGGACACCAGGTGACACAGGTTTTAAAAAAGAATATAGCCACCCGGGAAATCCCTATCATTTTCGTCACAGCCATGAATGAAATTGAAGACGAAAAGAGAGGATTGGAATTGGGTGCTGTGGATTATCTGACCAAACCCATCAGCCCGGCCATCGTCAAGGCACGGGTACGTAACCAGATAGAGCTGAAAATGCATCGGGATCATCTTGAGGATATGGTGTTCCAGCGTACCAAAGAACTTGAAATGACAAGGGAAGTCACCATTTTCAGCCTTGCAGCCCTGGCTGAAACCCGGGACAATGAAACCGGGGGACACATTATCCGCACCCAGAAATATGTCCGGACCCTGGCCCTGGCCCTTCAGACACATCCGGACTTTTCCAAGGATCTGGATGATGACACCATCAATCTGCTTTATAAATCAGCCCCACTTCACGACATAGGCAAAGTAGGAGTACCGGACGCGGTACTTCTGAAGCCCGGCAAACTCACTGACGAAGAATTTGACATCATGAAAACCCATACAGACCTGGGCAAAGAAACCATCATCCGGGCGGAAAAAGCCATGGAAAACAGCCGTATCAGCGAATTCCTGTGCCTGGCAAGACATATCGCCCATACACATCATGAAAAATGGGACGGTTCCGGATATCCCCAGGGCCTTCGTGGCGATGATATCCCCTTTGCCGGCCGCATCATGGCTGTGGCAGATGTATATGACGCGTTAATCAGCAAACGGGTTTATAAGCCACCCTTTTCCCATGTCAAAGCCAGGGATATCCTGTGCAAAGACAGCGGCACCCATTTTGATTCCCGGATCATTGAGGCTTTTATGGCGCATGGAGAAGAATTCAGACTCATTGCCCTTGAATTTGCCGATCACGATGAAGAACGAAGAGTTTTGCAGGAAAAATAG
- a CDS encoding septum formation initiator family protein: protein MTRMEKICLYLSMGGAVILLFMFFFSTSGVMDYSRLKSRQDQLEAQAAIAKSQNLKMEKEIQRLKTDIEYIKHLAKHEHEMADRDELVFKEKFQNETPQNQIHKN, encoded by the coding sequence ATGACCCGGATGGAAAAAATATGCCTTTACCTGTCCATGGGCGGGGCGGTAATTCTTTTATTTATGTTTTTTTTCTCAACAAGTGGCGTTATGGATTATAGTCGGCTTAAATCAAGGCAGGATCAGCTTGAAGCCCAGGCTGCCATTGCCAAAAGTCAAAATTTAAAAATGGAAAAAGAGATACAAAGACTGAAAACCGATATTGAGTACATTAAACATCTGGCCAAACATGAGCACGAAATGGCTGATAGGGATGAACTGGTGTTCAAAGAAAAATTTCAAAATGAGACACCCCAAAACCAGATACATAAGAATTAA
- a CDS encoding LysM peptidoglycan-binding domain-containing protein, whose amino-acid sequence MKIMTKHDVPIFTPDKNTNPKENESGGSAMESGGSLLKKNEFTMILLAALAVTALVFFFFFWGSPTPQKDEKHIGSSAGTEQIAQGFEARISSLEVSLAKLISSSDPGENQPVSRAVSDLDQRITRIETAVNLKLDTLIERVGKLEGQLNKPASVVSAPPPKSVVKPNPEVKKTIQPVPEKKVQQIKKKAVKPKETNQFHTVQKGETLWSISQKYKTSVPTIRKLNNMTPEDKIYPGSNLLVR is encoded by the coding sequence ATGAAGATAATGACCAAACATGACGTCCCTATTTTCACCCCGGACAAAAACACAAATCCGAAAGAAAACGAATCCGGGGGATCTGCCATGGAATCCGGTGGATCATTGTTGAAAAAAAATGAATTCACCATGATTCTTCTGGCTGCTCTGGCGGTCACGGCCCTGGTTTTTTTCTTTTTTTTCTGGGGATCACCCACGCCCCAGAAAGATGAAAAACACATTGGGTCATCTGCAGGTACAGAGCAGATAGCCCAGGGTTTTGAGGCCCGCATCTCCTCCCTTGAGGTCTCTTTGGCCAAACTTATCTCCTCTTCGGACCCGGGTGAAAATCAACCCGTATCACGGGCTGTGTCTGATCTTGATCAACGTATCACACGAATTGAAACGGCAGTAAATTTAAAATTGGACACCCTTATTGAACGTGTGGGCAAACTTGAAGGTCAATTGAACAAGCCGGCTTCTGTTGTTTCGGCTCCACCACCTAAATCTGTTGTCAAACCAAACCCTGAAGTGAAAAAAACTATCCAGCCTGTGCCTGAGAAAAAGGTTCAGCAGATAAAGAAAAAAGCGGTGAAACCAAAAGAGACCAATCAGTTCCATACTGTTCAAAAGGGTGAAACGCTGTGGTCCATTTCCCAGAAATATAAAACATCTGTACCAACTATACGCAAACTGAATAATATGACGCCAGAGGATAAGATCTATCCCGGCAGTAATTTGCTTGTTCGATAA